The Leptospira sp. WS39.C2 genome contains a region encoding:
- a CDS encoding class I SAM-dependent RNA methyltransferase, with the protein MEQEIQSFHLKIGSTNRGGVFFSGKKEDVIQFAMQTKFASRVNLQLIHENADTYDEFYTKATELPWEKYIEPNVSFRIDAETKDKLKNSEFTMHRMKDAILDRLRDKKVPLPEIEKRMADITIVVRSHTDRFSIELSLSGDPVGRRGYRLHAGNAPVREPIAQAMLEMSDWKEGDTLVDPMCGSGTIIIEAALRERLYGEINRFLFAESPVFQTLFPTYVFSERKKEKPTTPHLFGYDIDVEAIRIAKENAYEAGVEDFVHFEVGNCLTLKNSFGSKGHLVTNPPYGDRIGKPMEDLREMYFQFGRVLKNEFGGWKFTVLCADFSLLGKFGLKENKHITLKHANLKAKIVDYELRGGK; encoded by the coding sequence TTGGAACAAGAAATCCAATCTTTCCATCTCAAAATAGGTAGCACAAACCGAGGTGGTGTTTTTTTCTCAGGAAAAAAAGAAGATGTCATCCAATTTGCCATGCAAACTAAGTTTGCATCCCGTGTGAATTTGCAATTGATTCATGAAAATGCAGATACGTATGATGAATTTTATACAAAAGCAACTGAATTACCTTGGGAAAAATACATTGAACCCAATGTGAGTTTCCGTATCGATGCGGAAACTAAAGATAAATTAAAAAATTCCGAATTTACGATGCATCGCATGAAGGATGCAATCCTCGACAGGCTTCGAGATAAAAAAGTCCCTTTACCTGAAATAGAAAAACGAATGGCTGACATTACCATTGTCGTTAGATCCCATACTGATCGATTCAGCATAGAACTTTCGTTATCTGGTGATCCAGTTGGAAGACGAGGATACCGTTTGCATGCTGGCAATGCACCTGTCAGAGAACCAATTGCACAAGCAATGCTTGAGATGTCCGACTGGAAAGAAGGAGATACCTTGGTAGATCCTATGTGTGGTTCAGGCACCATCATTATTGAAGCTGCCCTTAGAGAACGACTCTATGGCGAAATCAATAGGTTTTTATTTGCAGAGTCCCCTGTTTTCCAAACCCTTTTTCCTACTTATGTGTTTTCAGAACGCAAAAAAGAAAAACCAACAACCCCACATTTATTTGGATATGATATCGATGTTGAAGCCATTCGTATCGCAAAGGAAAATGCTTATGAGGCTGGTGTGGAAGACTTTGTCCATTTTGAAGTTGGAAATTGTTTAACACTCAAAAATTCATTTGGCTCCAAAGGTCATTTGGTCACAAATCCACCTTATGGTGATCGTATTGGAAAACCGATGGAAGACCTTCGTGAGATGTACTTTCAGTTCGGTCGAGTCTTAAAAAATGAGTTTGGAGGATGGAAGTTCACTGTGTTATGTGCAGATTTTTCACTCCTTGGAAAATTTGGCCTGAAAGAAAACAAACACATCACTTTAAAACATGCAAATTTAAAAGCTAAAATTGTGGATTATGAATTAAGAGGGGGGAAATGA
- a CDS encoding acetylglutamate kinase: MKSKDILSRVFEITRDPRDGLLFLKEFQSLSPESFAILYADSETIFESSEALFSDLKLLYQLDLYPFVVLEEDSFQYLKVFFPLEQLNPNPSDEKSLGFSYEIINREKPLRESVKASIQRKKIPILLWNDETEKLESVLDRCRAVLESTKIIFVSIDGPLKDPVSSKVKSIIQMDNNVPLPNGLSMSENQKEFLQLSEVLLSKIEDPKFSIVLTSPFTLLTELFTVKGSGTLVKRKNQIHKYETPDGVDMKRLFFLIEESFGKKLRPEFFQTKYDVLFLEESYRACAWMQKTEFGYLLSKFAVNGVARGAGVGRDIWDQILENCSPLFWRSKPDNTINKWYMSIAQGIEKDESWYYYWLGVERSMIPGIIQLLKSQPEDFLSK; this comes from the coding sequence ATGAAATCAAAGGACATCTTAAGTCGTGTATTTGAAATTACAAGAGACCCAAGAGATGGTCTTTTATTCTTAAAGGAATTCCAGTCCCTTTCTCCTGAATCGTTTGCCATCCTTTACGCTGATTCGGAAACTATATTTGAAAGTTCTGAGGCTTTATTTTCTGACTTAAAACTCCTCTACCAATTGGATTTATATCCTTTTGTTGTATTAGAGGAAGATAGTTTCCAATACCTAAAAGTTTTTTTCCCACTCGAACAATTAAACCCAAATCCATCGGATGAAAAATCACTCGGGTTTTCTTACGAAATCATAAACCGTGAAAAACCTCTTCGTGAATCGGTTAAAGCTTCCATTCAAAGAAAAAAAATACCCATCCTCTTATGGAATGATGAAACAGAAAAACTTGAATCAGTCCTTGATCGTTGTCGAGCCGTACTTGAATCAACAAAAATCATTTTTGTTTCGATTGATGGACCGCTAAAAGATCCGGTGTCTAGTAAAGTAAAATCTATTATACAAATGGACAACAACGTTCCACTTCCTAATGGACTTTCCATGTCGGAAAACCAAAAAGAATTTTTACAACTATCGGAAGTTTTATTATCAAAAATTGAGGATCCTAAATTTAGTATTGTCCTTACTTCACCTTTCACACTCTTAACAGAACTATTTACTGTTAAAGGAAGTGGAACCTTAGTTAAAAGAAAAAATCAAATCCATAAATACGAAACACCTGATGGAGTGGATATGAAAAGACTCTTTTTTCTGATTGAGGAATCTTTTGGAAAAAAACTAAGACCTGAATTTTTCCAAACTAAGTATGATGTATTATTTTTAGAAGAATCTTACCGTGCCTGTGCCTGGATGCAGAAAACAGAATTTGGTTACTTACTTTCAAAATTTGCTGTCAATGGTGTGGCAAGAGGTGCGGGAGTGGGACGTGATATTTGGGACCAAATTTTAGAAAATTGTAGTCCACTTTTTTGGCGGAGTAAACCAGACAATACCATCAACAAATGGTATATGTCAATTGCACAAGGGATTGAAAAAGATGAGTCGTGGTATTATTATTGGCTAGGAGTAGAACGTTCGATGATTCCAGGGATCATCCAATTATTAAAATCACAACCAGAAGATTTTTTAAGTAAGTAA
- a CDS encoding DCC1-like thiol-disulfide oxidoreductase family protein, producing MILIYDGQCPFCTKLASGLQKRSLQPIEIISYHYLTEENLQNIHSQLTKTKCEGDVQFIQNGIRYPGFFGVRALLWNVKFYRYFVWLLYLPLVPFLGMLAFVFLKKIRYSFD from the coding sequence TTGATTTTAATCTATGATGGCCAATGTCCATTTTGTACAAAACTTGCATCTGGTTTGCAAAAACGATCCTTACAACCAATCGAAATAATATCCTATCACTATCTAACAGAAGAGAATTTACAAAATATCCATTCCCAGTTGACGAAAACAAAATGTGAAGGTGATGTCCAATTCATCCAAAATGGAATTCGTTATCCCGGTTTTTTCGGTGTACGAGCCCTACTTTGGAATGTAAAATTTTACAGATATTTTGTTTGGTTACTCTACTTGCCTCTTGTTCCTTTTTTGGGAATGTTGGCATTTGTATTTCTTAAAAAAATCAGGTACTCATTTGACTAA
- a CDS encoding iron-containing redox enzyme family protein: MNLISRLKSDVENHTVLRSKWLMERKEKMSFDDLILWLSQEYFVSIGFVDWFLLVAANTRNQKAKIVLVENIWEELGEGKISDTHVSILTDFLTQLKFDFNSHQILPETKTYLEKMKSVIDLGFFYGLGALGPANEYLLKLEYSQIAESYQKLKIDLGLPEGKFFQVNLDADEGHSKRMFDLIEEVCLTEISKEEVREGNRLALEARLDFYLGLSRIDLTNLSQMST, from the coding sequence ATGAACCTTATTTCTAGATTAAAATCAGATGTAGAAAACCATACAGTGCTACGATCAAAATGGTTAATGGAAAGAAAAGAAAAAATGAGTTTTGATGATTTAATACTTTGGCTAAGCCAAGAGTATTTTGTTTCCATAGGTTTTGTGGACTGGTTTTTACTCGTTGCTGCCAATACTAGGAACCAAAAGGCTAAAATAGTCCTAGTTGAAAACATTTGGGAAGAGTTAGGCGAAGGAAAGATTTCCGATACCCATGTATCAATCCTTACCGATTTTCTCACTCAATTGAAATTCGATTTTAATTCTCACCAAATTCTACCTGAAACCAAAACCTATTTAGAGAAAATGAAATCGGTGATTGATTTAGGATTTTTTTATGGATTAGGTGCCCTCGGTCCTGCTAACGAGTATCTTTTGAAGTTAGAATACTCACAAATTGCAGAGTCTTACCAAAAATTGAAAATTGATTTAGGTTTACCGGAAGGGAAATTTTTTCAGGTGAATTTGGATGCGGATGAAGGTCATAGCAAACGAATGTTTGACTTGATCGAAGAAGTGTGTTTGACGGAGATCTCAAAAGAAGAAGTGAGGGAAGGGAATCGTTTGGCCTTAGAGGCAAGGTTGGATTTTTATTTGGGTTTATCTCGAATTGATTTAACTAATCTTAGTCAAATGAGTACCTGA
- a CDS encoding D-alanine--D-alanine ligase: MKTVVIACDVYDHNKPKHSQEWESEETIVYMEKTIQSLGYDVVVLSDAKEITSVLSGIPKKNRENWIVWNLIEGYFSSSREAYIPALCEYLGIPHTGSAASVQTLTLDKYKTKLYLRSFGIPISDSTLITNKSDLPDFPFPVFVKPNGEGSSLGISDLNVIHNKNDWNEIVPNLLEEYSPLLVEPYLTGKELTVGVIGNFNQYQVLPVAFVETPSGVYHEGIKSKSEFLESLNFFVPPSLYEELTQVSLKIAEVLEVSGYLRIDFKLENEKPYFLEANATPGFSHIYSTLPMLWEKFGKSYKELLQICLELGFLEYKNHKRFQYGKDQC; encoded by the coding sequence ATGAAAACAGTTGTAATCGCTTGTGATGTCTATGATCATAACAAACCTAAACATTCCCAAGAATGGGAATCTGAAGAAACCATTGTTTATATGGAAAAAACAATTCAAAGTTTAGGATATGATGTAGTAGTTTTAAGTGATGCAAAAGAAATCACCTCTGTGCTTTCAGGAATACCCAAAAAAAATCGGGAAAATTGGATCGTCTGGAATTTGATTGAAGGGTATTTTTCATCATCAAGGGAAGCTTACATACCAGCGTTATGCGAATATCTCGGTATCCCTCATACCGGAAGTGCTGCTTCTGTTCAAACTTTAACATTAGATAAATATAAAACCAAACTTTATTTACGTTCCTTTGGAATCCCAATCAGCGATTCAACTTTGATCACCAATAAAAGTGATTTACCAGACTTTCCATTTCCCGTTTTCGTGAAACCAAACGGAGAAGGTTCCAGTTTGGGTATTTCAGATTTGAATGTAATACATAACAAAAATGATTGGAATGAGATTGTACCTAATCTGTTAGAAGAATATTCGCCGTTACTTGTGGAACCGTATTTGACTGGAAAAGAACTTACGGTTGGTGTCATAGGGAATTTTAATCAATACCAAGTGTTACCGGTTGCTTTTGTAGAGACTCCAAGTGGTGTATACCATGAAGGGATCAAATCCAAGTCGGAATTTTTGGAATCTCTCAATTTCTTTGTCCCACCTTCGCTTTATGAAGAACTAACTCAAGTTTCTCTGAAGATTGCAGAAGTATTAGAGGTTTCCGGTTATCTTAGAATCGATTTCAAATTAGAAAATGAAAAACCATATTTTCTAGAAGCAAACGCAACACCTGGTTTTTCTCATATTTATTCCACTTTACCAATGTTATGGGAAAAGTTTGGGAAATCATATAAAGAATTATTACAAATTTGTTTGGAATTGGGTTTTTTAGAATATAAGAACCACAAACGATTCCAATATGGAAAGGACCAGTGTTAA
- a CDS encoding KamA family radical SAM protein, whose protein sequence is MLVQNSLSEVLRAREELFSKTNWTDPTSQLQNRVKGEDLSRYFILTESERVGIRETIRLLVSTTPYYLSLSDPIDPNCPIRRMIVPTEEETVFSKEESPDPLEEERLSPVRGLTHMYPNRVLLFSNHSCSVYCRHCMRGRKVSSNNERMDKSDLENAMEYIRNHVEVEDVVVSGGDPLNLSDSRLEWILNELNQIPHVKICRLGTRNPVTLPFRITEEICKTIERYNDDNLSIFCHTQFNHPKECTKEAKDAILRLLKVGVSVGNQAVLLKGINDDEETMLLLHKKLLEMRVRAYYLYDPELIPGSRGFRTPLARGIEIVEYMRGKIGGMGIPHFVNDLPGGGGKITIGANWYLGYHPKSRQHAFRSAVTKKIHFSFEPLGSNKESYYPVISDEDWERFQSQ, encoded by the coding sequence ATGCTCGTACAAAACAGTTTATCAGAAGTACTTCGAGCCAGAGAAGAATTGTTTTCCAAGACAAATTGGACAGACCCCACCTCACAGTTACAAAATCGTGTGAAGGGTGAAGATCTTTCTCGCTACTTTATACTCACTGAATCAGAACGTGTAGGAATCAGAGAAACAATCCGACTCCTCGTATCCACAACGCCTTATTATTTATCATTATCAGACCCAATTGATCCAAATTGCCCAATCCGTAGGATGATTGTTCCCACTGAAGAGGAAACAGTTTTCTCAAAAGAGGAAAGTCCTGATCCTTTGGAAGAGGAAAGGTTAAGCCCTGTTCGTGGGCTTACACATATGTATCCCAATCGTGTGTTATTATTCTCAAACCATTCTTGTAGTGTGTACTGCCGCCATTGTATGCGAGGAAGGAAAGTCTCCTCAAATAACGAGAGGATGGATAAATCTGATTTAGAAAATGCTATGGAATACATACGAAACCACGTGGAAGTCGAAGATGTGGTTGTGAGTGGAGGAGATCCACTGAACTTATCTGATTCTCGATTAGAATGGATTCTCAATGAATTAAATCAAATTCCACATGTCAAAATTTGTCGGTTAGGGACAAGAAATCCCGTGACCCTGCCTTTTCGCATAACAGAAGAAATTTGTAAAACCATAGAACGTTACAATGATGATAACCTTTCCATTTTTTGCCATACTCAATTCAACCATCCTAAAGAATGCACAAAAGAAGCGAAGGATGCCATCTTGCGATTGTTAAAGGTTGGAGTTTCAGTCGGAAATCAAGCTGTTTTACTAAAAGGTATCAATGATGATGAAGAAACAATGCTTTTGCTTCATAAAAAATTATTGGAAATGAGAGTCAGAGCTTATTATTTATATGATCCAGAATTGATTCCTGGTTCGAGAGGGTTTCGGACACCACTCGCACGTGGTATAGAAATTGTGGAATATATGCGTGGAAAAATTGGAGGAATGGGAATCCCACATTTTGTAAATGATTTACCTGGTGGCGGAGGTAAAATCACGATTGGTGCAAATTGGTATTTGGGTTATCATCCAAAATCAAGACAACATGCATTCCGTTCTGCTGTAACAAAAAAAATACATTTCTCCTTTGAACCATTAGGTTCAAACAAAGAATCCTATTATCCCGTGATATCGGACGAAGATTGGGAGAGGTTCCAATCCCAATGA
- a CDS encoding HAD family hydrolase translates to MVAFDVDGTLFSSESIIFKTYVQAIEEFAKKTGKITSLPTHDQIISEIGKPVRTIFANLLPSLPEPERDMISSRVLDLLCDSIRSGGGDFYAGVGSTIHYLKEKGYTITCASNGRKPYIETVLDTAGVLQYFEPIVVINQDTIHTKGEILAEYVRKYNLEPNSIAMIGDRFSDWEAARQTGCPFGFCTYGHGEPGEIPDFEWKFDDLPTLKEIF, encoded by the coding sequence ATGGTCGCCTTCGATGTCGACGGGACCTTATTTTCCTCAGAATCCATAATCTTTAAGACGTATGTGCAGGCAATCGAAGAGTTTGCTAAAAAAACAGGAAAAATTACGTCTTTACCGACTCACGACCAAATCATCAGTGAAATCGGAAAACCTGTGCGGACAATTTTTGCTAACTTACTCCCGTCATTACCTGAACCGGAAAGGGACATGATCTCTAGCCGAGTCTTAGATTTACTTTGTGATTCGATCCGAAGTGGTGGTGGAGATTTTTACGCAGGGGTTGGTTCCACGATCCACTACCTGAAAGAAAAAGGGTATACCATCACCTGTGCTTCCAATGGAAGAAAACCTTACATTGAAACCGTTCTCGATACGGCAGGTGTTTTGCAATACTTTGAACCCATCGTCGTGATCAACCAAGACACCATCCATACCAAAGGGGAAATTCTTGCGGAATACGTACGCAAATACAATTTGGAACCAAATTCCATTGCGATGATCGGTGACCGGTTTAGTGATTGGGAAGCCGCAAGGCAAACTGGTTGTCCTTTTGGATTTTGTACCTATGGTCACGGTGAACCTGGAGAAATCCCAGACTTTGAATGGAAATTCGACGATTTACCTACCTTAAAAGAAATTTTTTAA
- a CDS encoding GerMN domain-containing protein yields the protein MAVLPQIQEDKWKSLRYFLGGIFFVLVLIEKSMGFDPKTSGNFFPKQGFRNIGKLTEKPKFAEPSDPFQSETFEDDLNWEEEVFNHSYPTNTQKKQQPKIIDDTIPEITLPEDRFPGAGKRISVEPSYLPIYFLKFYGTGKNSQSQLVKLTREFPGGDPIVFLFQELTKGPNSEEKTKGVLTALTKKIRMEPNYRLENGVLHISISEDINYGGSMEILRDRLDQITFTYVGNFGIQGVVLYTNGERIRNLGSDGLSLPDVLAKSQRKVILF from the coding sequence GTGGCGGTACTTCCTCAAATCCAAGAAGACAAATGGAAATCCTTACGTTATTTCCTAGGTGGGATTTTCTTTGTACTTGTCCTCATTGAAAAATCAATGGGATTTGACCCAAAAACATCGGGCAATTTTTTCCCGAAACAAGGGTTTCGCAATATTGGGAAATTGACCGAAAAACCAAAATTTGCAGAACCTAGTGATCCATTCCAAAGTGAAACTTTCGAAGACGATCTCAACTGGGAAGAGGAAGTTTTTAATCATAGTTATCCGACAAATACGCAAAAAAAACAACAACCTAAAATCATAGACGATACAATCCCAGAGATCACACTCCCAGAAGACAGGTTTCCTGGAGCTGGCAAACGGATCAGTGTTGAACCAAGTTACCTCCCCATTTATTTTTTAAAATTCTATGGAACAGGGAAAAATAGCCAATCTCAACTTGTAAAACTCACTCGTGAATTTCCAGGTGGTGATCCAATTGTTTTCCTTTTCCAGGAACTCACCAAAGGCCCAAATTCAGAGGAAAAGACAAAAGGTGTTTTAACAGCCCTTACAAAAAAAATCCGAATGGAACCGAACTATCGCCTGGAGAATGGAGTTTTGCATATTTCTATCTCGGAAGATATCAATTATGGCGGGAGTATGGAGATCTTAAGAGATAGATTGGACCAAATTACCTTTACTTATGTTGGCAATTTTGGAATCCAAGGAGTTGTACTATATACAAATGGGGAAAGGATCCGTAACCTTGGGAGTGACGGATTATCATTACCAGATGTTCTTGCTAAGTCCCAAAGAAAAGTGATTTTATTCTAA
- a CDS encoding GGDEF domain-containing protein: protein MRRYTFKRYQFVLRKLFLRAYHPLFITNNLDDIASSLQIFSVMTAVTSIISLLFVDSLVRTKEASFWIAFFRISSLAICFMVYLLAKRGIKRFKRNILNITSLVLIGLVTLYIPMMVFDNPNHAYYLFGSAITIAGASILLWLEPIRICILSLIYISIFIPLHLNFSRIQGFDRYFFYQDVLIVSFLLAFGIVANFLINYWRFEEYRVKEKLHITVGKLLRINQKIEDLSRVDSMTELFNRRHLLEQFDLYKKRSHREGFVIGLVILDLDKLKTINDRYGHKQGDLAIQAFAKTLKSRTRITDIAARIGGDEFCLLVSPIDKEGLHTLSESIREKMEELQIPIYNDPDQSLTLTVSIGGTLFHPEDDPSFDELYHKIDTALYTSKNEGRNRITLLEM from the coding sequence ATGCGTAGGTACACATTCAAACGATACCAATTTGTTTTGCGTAAACTTTTCCTACGCGCATACCACCCTCTTTTCATTACCAATAATTTAGATGATATTGCCTCCTCCTTACAAATTTTTAGTGTCATGACTGCAGTGACTTCTATCATCTCGTTACTGTTTGTTGACTCACTAGTAAGGACTAAGGAAGCAAGTTTTTGGATTGCATTTTTCCGAATTTCATCTTTAGCCATTTGTTTTATGGTTTATTTGTTAGCAAAACGAGGGATCAAACGTTTCAAACGAAATATCTTAAATATCACAAGCCTTGTGCTCATCGGACTTGTCACGTTGTACATTCCAATGATGGTTTTTGATAACCCAAACCATGCCTATTATCTGTTTGGTTCTGCTATTACGATCGCAGGAGCCTCCATCTTACTTTGGTTAGAACCAATTCGAATTTGTATCCTTTCGTTAATTTACATATCCATTTTCATTCCACTTCATTTGAATTTTTCGAGGATCCAAGGATTTGATCGGTATTTTTTCTACCAAGATGTGCTCATTGTTTCGTTTTTATTAGCCTTCGGAATTGTTGCAAACTTTCTCATCAATTACTGGCGTTTCGAAGAATACCGAGTTAAAGAAAAACTCCACATCACAGTCGGAAAACTCCTTCGCATCAATCAAAAAATTGAAGATTTATCTCGTGTAGATTCTATGACTGAACTCTTTAACCGCCGGCATCTATTGGAACAATTTGATTTGTATAAAAAAAGATCCCATAGGGAGGGATTTGTAATAGGACTTGTCATTTTAGATTTAGATAAATTAAAAACCATTAACGATCGTTATGGGCACAAACAAGGTGATCTTGCCATCCAAGCTTTTGCCAAAACTTTAAAATCAAGGACAAGGATTACAGACATTGCCGCAAGGATTGGTGGGGATGAATTTTGCCTTCTTGTATCTCCCATTGACAAAGAAGGCCTTCATACACTCTCTGAATCCATTCGCGAGAAAATGGAAGAATTACAAATTCCAATTTACAATGACCCAGACCAATCCTTAACCCTCACCGTTTCCATTGGAGGGACTTTATTCCACCCTGAAGACGACCCAAGTTTTGATGAACTCTATCATAAAATTGACACAGCTCTCTACACCTCAAAAAACGAGGGAAGAAACCGGATCACTTTATTAGAAATGTAA
- the mqnC gene encoding cyclic dehypoxanthinyl futalosine synthase, which produces MNLTSFSLNPNDPADAVLLKAVEGKRISPKEALVLYQEGDFLKIQMVARFLREIVRPHTEASYTMFRVVNYTNYCNVECSFCSFMDEIGNGKGYVLSKEDILQKMDYAMEEGADQMFLQGGVYPELPFSYYLDVIHAVKAKYPKMHIRAFSPVEVINLETITGKPLREVLLTLKEAGLDSVPGAGAEILTERMRQIISPKKATVSEWVRAMETCHEVGLRGSANIVFGSEETEEEVIEHLQVVRDLQDRTGGFLSFIPWTFQPQTKRFKVRPVPTHEYLKVLGICRIFLDNIKHIETSVMVLGKGVGQLALYSGADDISSVVIEENVLRSFGLKTEKEARKFLQEGGFRPIRRDLNYEIVNSPLELV; this is translated from the coding sequence ATGAATTTGACCTCCTTTTCCCTGAACCCGAACGATCCTGCAGATGCCGTCCTCCTGAAAGCTGTGGAAGGCAAACGAATCTCTCCAAAGGAAGCTCTTGTCCTTTATCAGGAGGGAGACTTCCTCAAAATCCAAATGGTGGCACGATTTCTCCGAGAAATAGTAAGGCCACATACGGAAGCAAGTTATACTATGTTCAGGGTAGTCAATTACACCAATTATTGCAATGTTGAGTGTAGTTTTTGTTCCTTTATGGATGAAATTGGAAATGGAAAAGGATACGTTCTCTCCAAGGAAGACATCTTACAAAAGATGGACTATGCCATGGAAGAAGGTGCCGACCAAATGTTCTTACAAGGTGGGGTGTATCCTGAATTACCTTTTTCTTATTATTTAGATGTGATTCATGCAGTTAAAGCAAAATACCCGAAGATGCACATCCGAGCTTTTTCTCCTGTGGAAGTGATAAACCTAGAAACCATCACGGGAAAACCACTGAGAGAAGTTTTACTCACTCTAAAGGAGGCAGGACTTGATTCTGTTCCAGGTGCAGGTGCCGAAATTTTGACGGAAAGGATGCGCCAAATCATCTCTCCGAAAAAAGCAACCGTTTCGGAATGGGTACGGGCAATGGAAACCTGCCATGAAGTGGGACTGAGAGGTTCTGCGAATATTGTGTTTGGTTCCGAAGAAACGGAAGAGGAAGTCATTGAACACTTACAAGTAGTGCGTGATTTACAGGATAGAACTGGTGGATTTTTATCCTTTATCCCTTGGACTTTCCAACCCCAAACCAAACGTTTTAAAGTAAGGCCTGTTCCCACTCATGAATATTTAAAGGTTCTTGGAATCTGCCGAATCTTTCTTGATAATATCAAACATATAGAAACATCCGTGATGGTCCTTGGTAAAGGGGTGGGCCAACTTGCATTGTATTCCGGTGCTGATGATATTTCGTCAGTTGTGATCGAAGAAAACGTATTACGATCGTTTGGTTTGAAAACGGAAAAAGAAGCGAGGAAGTTTTTACAAGAAGGGGGATTTCGTCCTATCAGGCGTGACCTCAATTACGAAATTGTGAATTCCCCACTTGAATTAGTTTGA